One stretch of Roseovarius mucosus DNA includes these proteins:
- a CDS encoding NADP-dependent isocitrate dehydrogenase, protein MATSNTPDIIYTKVDEAPELASASLLPIIQRFAAAADVTVGTKDISLAGRILASFPEHLTEEQRIADDLAELGELVKTPTANVIKLPNISASVPQLLAAIRELQGQGYAIPDYVEDPQTENEKTARARYDALKGSAVNPVLREGNSDRRAASAVKKYAQANPHRMGDWSADSKTRVAAMSGGDFFSNEKSATLPQAAKAKIVLETAAGETVLKDGLSYPAGTVVDATYMSAAALDAFLAEEIARTKAEGVLFSIHLKATMMKVSDPIIFGHAVKAFLAPVFEQFGDAMAALGVNPNSGLGDLLSKVKDEAEIMAAIEACMAARPPLYMVDSGKGITNLHVPSDVIIDASMPALIRAGGKGWGPDNAEHDAVCVIPDNAYAPVYDETIKFFKEHGKLNPATAGTVQNIGLMAQKAEEYGSHPTTFEIPQTGTVKMMLEDGTVLHQHSVEAGDIWRSASARKAPIEDWVNLAIERQKATGYRSIFWLDAARAHDAELIAMVKPILKARGVEDKFEIMAPREATRASLETITKGENSIAITGNVLRDYLTDLFPILELATSAKMLSIVKLMQGGGMFETGAGGSAPKHVQQLQSENHLRWDSLGEFCALGESLKFLAETNGNDRARVLGEAAETATQGILDHDRSPSRKVGEPDNRDSHYWFARYWAEALATQTEDAALAAEFAPVAQALAENEAKIVGELAAAQGKPADIGGYYHADPAKLAAVMRPSATLNAIIG, encoded by the coding sequence ATGGCCACGTCCAATACCCCCGATATCATCTACACCAAGGTCGATGAGGCCCCCGAACTGGCGAGCGCCTCGCTCTTGCCGATCATCCAACGCTTTGCGGCGGCGGCAGATGTGACCGTCGGCACCAAGGATATTTCGCTGGCAGGCCGCATCCTTGCCTCTTTCCCCGAGCATCTGACCGAAGAACAGCGTATCGCCGACGATCTTGCGGAACTGGGCGAACTGGTGAAAACCCCCACCGCTAATGTCATCAAACTGCCGAACATCTCGGCCTCTGTGCCGCAACTCCTTGCAGCAATCCGCGAATTGCAAGGACAAGGCTATGCTATCCCCGATTACGTCGAGGACCCGCAGACCGAAAACGAGAAAACCGCGCGCGCGCGCTACGATGCGCTCAAGGGTTCTGCCGTGAACCCGGTTCTGCGCGAGGGCAATTCTGATCGCCGCGCCGCGAGTGCCGTCAAGAAATACGCCCAAGCCAATCCGCACCGCATGGGCGATTGGTCCGCCGACAGCAAGACGCGCGTGGCCGCTATGTCGGGGGGGGATTTCTTCTCGAACGAGAAATCCGCCACCCTGCCACAGGCCGCAAAGGCCAAGATTGTTCTGGAAACCGCCGCTGGCGAAACCGTGCTCAAGGATGGGCTGAGCTATCCGGCGGGCACCGTGGTCGATGCCACCTACATGAGCGCCGCTGCACTTGACGCCTTTCTTGCCGAGGAAATCGCGCGCACCAAGGCCGAAGGCGTGCTCTTTTCCATCCACCTCAAGGCCACGATGATGAAGGTCTCGGACCCGATCATTTTTGGTCACGCGGTCAAAGCCTTCCTTGCTCCGGTGTTCGAGCAGTTTGGCGATGCAATGGCCGCCCTTGGCGTGAATCCGAATTCCGGGCTGGGCGACCTATTGTCCAAGGTAAAGGATGAGGCCGAAATCATGGCCGCGATTGAGGCCTGCATGGCCGCGCGCCCGCCGCTTTACATGGTGGATTCCGGCAAGGGGATCACCAATCTGCACGTGCCGTCCGACGTGATCATCGACGCCTCCATGCCCGCGCTGATCCGCGCCGGCGGCAAGGGCTGGGGCCCGGACAATGCAGAACATGATGCCGTCTGCGTCATCCCAGACAACGCCTATGCGCCGGTCTATGACGAGACCATCAAGTTCTTCAAAGAGCATGGCAAACTGAACCCGGCAACCGCAGGCACAGTGCAGAACATTGGCCTGATGGCGCAAAAGGCCGAGGAATACGGCAGCCATCCCACCACCTTTGAAATCCCTCAGACTGGCACCGTCAAGATGATGCTCGAAGATGGCACCGTGCTGCATCAGCATAGCGTGGAAGCGGGCGACATCTGGCGCTCGGCCTCGGCACGCAAAGCCCCGATCGAGGATTGGGTCAATCTGGCCATTGAGCGGCAAAAGGCCACCGGCTATCGGTCGATCTTTTGGCTGGATGCGGCGCGCGCCCATGACGCAGAGCTGATCGCGATGGTAAAACCGATCCTCAAGGCACGCGGCGTCGAGGACAAGTTCGAGATCATGGCCCCGCGTGAGGCAACCCGCGCCTCTTTGGAAACCATCACCAAAGGCGAGAACAGCATCGCCATCACCGGCAACGTGCTGCGCGACTACCTGACAGACCTGTTTCCGATCCTTGAATTGGCGACCAGCGCCAAGATGCTGTCCATCGTCAAGCTGATGCAGGGCGGTGGCATGTTCGAAACCGGGGCCGGCGGCTCTGCGCCCAAGCATGTGCAGCAATTGCAGTCGGAAAATCACCTGCGTTGGGATTCCTTGGGCGAGTTCTGCGCACTGGGCGAGAGCCTCAAGTTTCTGGCCGAAACCAACGGCAATGACCGCGCCCGTGTCTTGGGCGAGGCTGCCGAAACCGCCACGCAGGGTATTCTGGATCATGACCGCTCACCAAGCCGCAAGGTCGGAGAGCCTGACAACCGCGACAGCCACTACTGGTTTGCCCGCTATTGGGCCGAGGCCTTGGCGACCCAGACCGAGGATGCAGCCCTCGCTGCAGAATTCGCGCCAGTCGCACAGGCCTTGGCCGAGAATGAAGCCAAAATCGTTGGGGAATTGGCCGCAGCCCAGGGCAAACCCGCCGATATTGGCGGCTATTACCACGCTGATCCGGCCAAGCTGGCAGCGGTGATGCGCCCAAGTGCGACGTTGAACGCGATTATCGGCTAA
- a CDS encoding lytic transglycosylase domain-containing protein, whose protein sequence is MQEMLRALIMVLGLSLLVSPGYASDLPRQAPRPLATALDAMQAGRWEVAARLARRDGIAAADLIEWHRLRAGLGEPDAILDFLGRNAHWPGLDYLRQQSEEPMTHADFDDVLAFYKGYTPQTGTGALNLARALQARGRQGEAEIGLVLAWRTLDLTGAEHQDFLREFGALLAPHHEARLEMALWRGLADVADMLPLVSEEVRRLAKLRETVKRDGGKGLTEAEARNPGIAFELFTRHLSNAPEDAIAVLLRQSRIKAGLGEPERWASWRRTLARQSMRAGEAQLAYDIASVHQLVEGANFADLEWLSGYLALTYLDAPELALDHFQRFRAAVATPISLGRAGYWIGRTQEALGDPEAAQLAYAEGAEYQTSFYGLLAAEAGKVAFDLRLAGTEGTPDWRGAAFAQTDLHEIGTLALRMNDLSLARRFFLHLAETQDRTGLMQMGHMLEDLKQPHLQVMLGKTAAERGVIVERPYYALHPMVDMDLPTPMELALAIARRESEFNHVVVSGAGAQGLMQLMPGTARDMARDLGLLYVPSDVLNDWVYNARLGSAYLAGLGARFGGNIVLVSVGYNAGPGRAAQWIEQYGDPRGRDAHGIVDWIEHIPFRETQNYVMRVAESLPAYRARLGKDPLPRPFSEELAGNSVAPVGE, encoded by the coding sequence ATGCAAGAGATGTTGCGCGCGCTGATCATGGTTTTGGGGCTGAGCCTGTTGGTTTCGCCGGGGTATGCGTCTGATCTGCCACGGCAGGCACCACGCCCGCTGGCAACTGCGCTTGATGCCATGCAGGCTGGACGCTGGGAAGTGGCTGCTCGTCTGGCGCGGCGCGATGGAATCGCCGCTGCGGATCTGATCGAATGGCACCGTCTGCGTGCGGGTTTGGGCGAACCGGATGCGATCCTCGATTTTCTTGGCCGCAACGCCCATTGGCCCGGTCTAGACTATCTGCGTCAGCAGAGCGAAGAGCCGATGACCCATGCCGATTTCGACGATGTGTTGGCGTTTTATAAGGGCTACACGCCCCAGACAGGCACTGGCGCGCTTAATCTTGCGCGCGCTTTACAGGCACGGGGGCGGCAAGGCGAGGCTGAGATCGGCCTTGTGTTGGCGTGGCGCACGCTGGACCTGACGGGTGCCGAACATCAGGACTTCCTGCGCGAGTTTGGCGCGCTCTTGGCCCCGCATCACGAGGCCCGGTTGGAAATGGCGCTTTGGCGGGGCTTGGCGGATGTCGCGGATATGCTGCCCTTGGTCTCGGAGGAGGTGCGCCGTTTGGCGAAGTTGCGCGAGACTGTGAAACGCGACGGCGGTAAGGGGCTGACCGAGGCTGAGGCGCGCAATCCCGGCATCGCGTTCGAACTGTTCACCCGCCACCTGAGCAACGCGCCCGAGGATGCTATTGCTGTTCTCTTGCGCCAGAGCCGGATCAAGGCGGGGCTGGGAGAGCCGGAGCGCTGGGCCAGCTGGCGGCGCACCTTGGCGCGGCAGAGTATGCGCGCGGGCGAGGCGCAATTGGCCTATGATATCGCGTCTGTGCATCAGCTGGTCGAGGGGGCAAATTTTGCGGATCTCGAATGGCTTTCGGGGTATCTCGCGCTGACGTATCTCGACGCGCCTGAACTTGCGCTTGATCATTTCCAGCGCTTTCGTGCCGCTGTCGCCACGCCGATTTCGCTGGGGCGGGCGGGCTATTGGATTGGTCGCACCCAAGAGGCGCTGGGAGATCCCGAGGCGGCGCAACTGGCCTATGCCGAGGGGGCCGAATATCAGACCAGTTTTTACGGGCTATTGGCCGCTGAGGCGGGGAAGGTGGCATTTGATCTACGTCTGGCCGGGACCGAGGGCACACCCGACTGGCGCGGTGCTGCGTTCGCGCAAACCGACCTGCATGAGATTGGAACGCTGGCCCTGCGCATGAACGATCTGAGCCTTGCGCGGCGGTTCTTCCTGCATCTGGCCGAAACCCAAGATCGCACCGGCCTTATGCAAATGGGCCATATGCTCGAAGATCTCAAGCAGCCCCATCTTCAGGTAATGTTGGGCAAGACGGCGGCAGAGCGTGGGGTGATCGTGGAACGCCCCTATTATGCCCTGCATCCGATGGTGGACATGGACCTGCCAACGCCGATGGAACTGGCGCTTGCGATTGCCCGGCGAGAGAGCGAATTCAACCATGTGGTGGTCAGCGGCGCAGGCGCGCAGGGGCTGATGCAGCTTATGCCCGGCACGGCGCGTGATATGGCGCGTGATCTGGGCCTGCTCTATGTGCCCTCAGATGTGCTGAATGACTGGGTTTATAACGCGCGGCTTGGATCGGCCTATCTTGCCGGGTTGGGTGCCCGGTTTGGTGGCAATATCGTGCTGGTCTCGGTCGGCTATAACGCTGGTCCGGGACGCGCGGCGCAATGGATCGAACAGTATGGCGATCCGCGGGGCCGCGATGCTCATGGGATCGTTGACTGGATCGAGCATATCCCATTCCGCGAAACCCAGAATTACGTGATGCGCGTGGCCGAAAGCCTGCCCGCTTACCGCGCCCGTCTGGGCAAAGACCCGCTGCCGCGCCCCTTCTCTGAGGAGCTGGCCGGGAATAGCGTGGCCCCGGTTGGAGAGTGA
- the dapA gene encoding 4-hydroxy-tetrahydrodipicolinate synthase, which yields MFRGSFPALVTPFKNGAVDVETLKKLVEWHIGEGSHGLVPVGTTGESPTLTHQEHEMVVEEVVRAAAGRIPVIAGAGSNNTLEGIRLMQHAHKVGANAALVVTPYYNKPTQAGLIAHFTALHDCCDLPIIIYNIPGRSVVDMTPDTMGKLAQLPRIVGVKDATGDLARVCAQRISCGKDFIQISGEDATAHGFNAQGGVGVISVTANVAPKLVAQVQEATLAGDYAKALELQDRLMPLHRAIFVEPGLVGVKYAMSRLGLCSEEVRSPLVGLSDPTKALVEDGMRHAGLIN from the coding sequence ATGTTCAGAGGATCTTTTCCTGCCCTGGTCACGCCGTTCAAGAACGGCGCAGTGGATGTGGAAACGCTCAAGAAACTGGTGGAGTGGCACATCGGTGAGGGTAGCCATGGGCTTGTGCCCGTAGGCACCACCGGCGAAAGCCCGACATTGACCCATCAGGAACATGAGATGGTCGTCGAAGAGGTGGTGCGCGCCGCAGCGGGCCGTATTCCGGTTATTGCGGGCGCTGGAAGCAACAACACGCTTGAAGGCATCCGGTTGATGCAGCACGCCCACAAGGTCGGGGCGAATGCCGCGCTGGTCGTGACCCCCTATTACAACAAGCCAACGCAAGCCGGGTTGATTGCGCATTTCACAGCGCTGCATGATTGTTGCGATCTGCCAATCATCATTTACAATATTCCGGGTCGGTCCGTAGTGGACATGACCCCTGACACCATGGGCAAACTGGCGCAATTGCCACGCATTGTGGGGGTCAAGGACGCAACAGGCGATCTGGCGCGGGTCTGCGCCCAGCGCATATCCTGTGGCAAGGATTTCATCCAGATTTCAGGCGAAGATGCGACCGCCCATGGGTTCAACGCGCAGGGCGGGGTTGGCGTGATTTCCGTCACCGCCAATGTCGCGCCCAAGCTGGTGGCGCAGGTCCAAGAGGCGACGCTGGCGGGCGACTATGCCAAAGCGCTGGAATTGCAGGACCGTCTGATGCCGCTGCATCGCGCGATCTTTGTCGAACCGGGGCTGGTGGGCGTCAAATACGCCATGTCGCGGCTGGGGCTTTGCAGCGAAGAGGTGCGTTCGCCGTTGGTGGGCCTTAGCGATCCGACCAAGGCGCTGGTCGAAGACGGCATGCGCCACGCCGGATTGATCAACTAA
- a CDS encoding cytochrome-c peroxidase, protein MTPPLKLILGTLSALALAQGAAASDLRERAQELFAPLPSTIPALNDNVITEDKIDLGKALFFDPRMSASGVFSCNSCHNLATGGDDNMETSIGHAWQKGPRNSPTVLNAVFNEAQFWDGRAADLAEQAKGPVQAGVEMANTPENVVATLMSMPQYIDWFTASFPEEENPVSFDNFAKAIEAYEATLITPSPFDAFLNGDDAALSDGQKAGLQLFIDKGCSSCHNGINLGGNGYYPFGLIEKPGADVLPPDDRGRFAVTETADDSYVFRAAPLRNIDQTAPYFHSGKVWDLKVAVQIMGTSQLGEEINDAEADQIVAFLGALTGKMPEVTYPVLPAETLLTPRPTGEVQ, encoded by the coding sequence GTGACCCCTCCTCTCAAACTTATCCTCGGCACCCTGTCTGCCTTGGCCTTGGCGCAAGGCGCTGCTGCGTCTGATCTGCGCGAGCGCGCGCAAGAGCTTTTTGCGCCGTTGCCGTCGACCATCCCGGCGTTGAATGACAACGTGATCACAGAGGACAAGATCGACCTTGGCAAGGCGCTCTTTTTTGATCCGCGCATGTCAGCCTCGGGTGTTTTCTCGTGCAACTCCTGCCACAACCTCGCCACGGGCGGCGATGACAATATGGAGACCTCCATTGGGCATGCCTGGCAAAAAGGGCCGCGTAATTCGCCCACCGTTCTGAATGCCGTGTTCAACGAGGCGCAATTCTGGGATGGCCGCGCGGCGGACCTTGCCGAGCAGGCCAAAGGCCCGGTTCAGGCAGGTGTCGAGATGGCCAATACCCCGGAAAACGTCGTCGCAACACTGATGTCGATGCCGCAGTATATTGATTGGTTTACCGCCTCTTTCCCTGAGGAGGAGAACCCTGTCAGTTTCGATAATTTCGCCAAGGCGATTGAAGCCTATGAAGCAACGCTGATCACGCCCTCGCCCTTTGATGCCTTTCTCAATGGGGACGACGCGGCATTGAGTGACGGCCAAAAGGCGGGGCTTCAGTTGTTTATCGACAAGGGCTGTTCGTCTTGCCACAACGGCATCAACCTTGGTGGCAATGGCTATTATCCCTTTGGTCTGATCGAGAAACCCGGTGCCGACGTGCTGCCGCCTGACGACCGTGGCCGCTTTGCCGTGACCGAAACAGCTGATGATTCCTATGTGTTCCGTGCTGCGCCCCTGCGCAATATCGATCAAACCGCGCCCTATTTCCACTCGGGCAAGGTCTGGGATCTCAAGGTCGCGGTTCAGATCATGGGGACGTCGCAATTGGGGGAAGAAATCAACGATGCTGAGGCTGATCAGATCGTGGCCTTCCTCGGGGCGCTGACCGGCAAGATGCCAGAAGTGACCTATCCGGTCCTGCCCGCCGAGACCCTTCTGACCCCGCGTCCCACGGGAGAAGTGCAATAA
- a CDS encoding bifunctional sulfate adenylyltransferase/adenylylsulfate kinase — protein sequence MQLPNLAPVPELYVSYESAQKLKVEAASLTSWDLSPRQICDLELLMNGGFNPLKGFLSEADYDGVVEHMRLADGTLWPMPITLDVNEKFADGLEIGQDIALRDQEGVILATMTVTDRWTPNKAREAEHVFGADDLAHPAVNYLHHTAGKIYLGGPVTGIQQPVHYDFRGRRDTPNELRALFRKLGWRRVVAFQTRNPLHRAHQELTFRAAKEAQANLLIHPVVGMTKPGDVDHFTRVRCYEAVLDKYPSATTTMSLLNLAMRMAGPREAVWHGLIRKNHGCTHFIVGRDHAGPGKNSQGQDFYGPYDAQELFKQHQDEIGIEMVDFKHMVYVQEKAQYYPISEVPEGATVLDISGTELRRRLAEGLEIPEWFSFPEVVRELRRTRPPRSKQGFTVFFTGFSGSGKSTIANALMVKLMEMGGRPVTLLDGDIVRKNLSSELGFSKEHRDLNIRRIGYVASEITKNGGIAICAPIAPYATTRRAVREDVEQFGAFIEVHVSTSLEECERRDRKGLYKLAREGKIKEFTGISDPYDVPENPELRVETENVDVDNCAHQVILKLESLGLIAG from the coding sequence ATGCAATTGCCTAATCTCGCCCCCGTGCCCGAACTTTATGTCTCTTACGAGAGTGCGCAAAAGCTCAAAGTCGAGGCCGCGAGCCTCACCAGCTGGGATCTCAGCCCGCGCCAGATCTGCGACCTTGAACTCTTGATGAACGGCGGCTTCAACCCGCTCAAGGGATTTCTGAGCGAGGCCGATTACGACGGTGTTGTCGAACACATGCGTCTGGCCGACGGCACACTCTGGCCGATGCCGATCACGCTGGATGTGAACGAAAAATTCGCTGACGGTCTGGAAATCGGTCAGGACATCGCTCTGCGCGACCAAGAGGGTGTGATCCTGGCAACCATGACTGTCACCGACCGCTGGACCCCCAACAAGGCGCGCGAGGCCGAGCATGTGTTCGGCGCGGATGATCTGGCACATCCGGCGGTGAACTATCTGCATCACACGGCTGGCAAAATCTATCTGGGCGGGCCTGTGACCGGCATTCAACAGCCGGTGCATTATGATTTCCGGGGCCGCCGCGATACCCCCAACGAATTGCGCGCCCTCTTCCGCAAACTTGGCTGGCGCCGCGTCGTGGCCTTTCAAACCCGCAACCCGCTGCACCGCGCGCATCAGGAACTGACATTCCGCGCCGCCAAAGAAGCGCAGGCGAACCTGCTCATTCACCCTGTCGTCGGCATGACCAAACCGGGGGACGTGGATCACTTCACCCGCGTGCGCTGCTATGAGGCGGTGCTCGACAAATACCCAAGCGCGACCACCACGATGAGCCTGCTCAATCTGGCAATGCGGATGGCAGGCCCGCGCGAGGCGGTCTGGCACGGCCTGATCCGCAAAAACCACGGCTGCACGCATTTCATCGTGGGTCGCGATCACGCTGGCCCGGGCAAGAACAGTCAGGGTCAGGATTTCTATGGCCCCTATGATGCGCAAGAGTTGTTCAAGCAGCATCAGGATGAAATCGGCATCGAGATGGTCGATTTCAAACATATGGTCTATGTGCAGGAGAAGGCCCAGTATTACCCGATTTCCGAAGTGCCGGAAGGCGCAACAGTGCTTGATATTTCCGGCACCGAACTGCGCCGCCGTTTGGCCGAAGGCCTGGAAATCCCCGAGTGGTTTTCGTTCCCCGAAGTGGTGCGCGAATTGCGCCGCACACGTCCGCCACGGTCCAAGCAGGGCTTTACCGTGTTTTTCACTGGCTTCTCAGGATCGGGCAAATCCACCATTGCCAACGCTCTGATGGTCAAGCTGATGGAGATGGGCGGGCGTCCCGTAACCCTGCTCGACGGCGATATCGTGCGCAAGAACCTGAGCTCCGAGCTGGGCTTTTCCAAGGAACACCGGGATCTCAACATTCGCCGCATCGGGTATGTGGCCTCTGAAATCACCAAGAACGGCGGCATCGCCATCTGTGCGCCTATCGCCCCCTATGCCACGACACGCCGCGCGGTGCGCGAGGATGTCGAGCAGTTCGGCGCCTTTATCGAGGTGCATGTCTCGACCAGCCTCGAGGAATGCGAACGCCGTGACCGCAAGGGCCTCTACAAGCTGGCCCGCGAAGGCAAGATCAAGGAGTTTACCGGGATCTCCGATCCGTATGATGTTCCCGAGAACCCTGAATTGCGCGTCGAGACCGAGAATGTCGATGTCGACAACTGCGCGCATCAAGTGATTCTCAAGCTCGAAAGCCTTGGCCTGATCGCCGGCTAA
- a CDS encoding DUF1150 family protein has product MDTRYDFGQDTDRPIVYVRAVKVGDLPADMREQVGDLTTLYAVHTAEGERLALVRDRKLAFLLARQNNMEPVTVH; this is encoded by the coding sequence ATGGATACGCGATATGATTTCGGACAGGATACAGATCGCCCCATCGTCTATGTGCGCGCGGTCAAAGTGGGTGATCTTCCCGCCGACATGCGCGAACAGGTGGGGGATTTGACCACGCTTTACGCGGTGCACACCGCCGAGGGTGAGCGTCTGGCATTGGTGCGAGACCGCAAGTTGGCGTTTTTGCTTGCGCGTCAGAACAATATGGAGCCGGTGACGGTGCATTGA
- a CDS encoding Hsp20 family protein, with protein MTKLTLGSHPYMLGFEQLERMLERSAKSGNEGYPPFNIEQTSQNSYRITLAVAGFAEDNLAITVEDRQLVIRGRQSDEAEDRLYLHRGIAARQFQRSFVLADGVEVGEAIMENGLLHVDLTRAQPEPVVQRIKINKG; from the coding sequence ATGACAAAGCTTACTCTGGGGTCGCACCCCTATATGCTGGGGTTTGAACAGCTGGAGCGCATGCTGGAACGCAGCGCGAAATCTGGAAACGAGGGCTATCCGCCCTTCAACATCGAACAGACCTCGCAGAATTCCTATCGTATCACGCTGGCTGTGGCTGGCTTTGCCGAGGATAATCTGGCGATCACTGTCGAGGATCGGCAATTGGTAATCCGCGGCCGTCAGAGCGATGAGGCCGAAGACCGGCTCTATCTGCATCGCGGCATCGCGGCGCGTCAATTTCAACGCTCTTTCGTGCTGGCAGACGGGGTCGAGGTGGGTGAGGCGATCATGGAAAACGGTCTTTTGCATGTCGATCTGACACGGGCACAGCCCGAACCGGTGGTGCAGAGAATCAAGATCAACAAGGGGTAA
- a CDS encoding YdcH family protein, with the protein MNAFSDLSMKSEDVLRVELEEFRREHRDLDEAIRALQDKGTADQLMIQRLKKKKLWLRDMIARIEDRLYPDIIA; encoded by the coding sequence ATGAATGCCTTCAGCGACCTGTCGATGAAATCCGAGGATGTGTTGCGCGTCGAGTTGGAGGAATTCCGTCGCGAGCATCGCGATTTGGATGAGGCCATTCGCGCGCTGCAAGACAAGGGCACGGCGGATCAGTTGATGATCCAGCGGCTCAAGAAGAAAAAACTCTGGCTGCGCGACATGATCGCAAGGATCGAGGACCGGCTTTACCCGGACATCATTGCGTAG
- the purE gene encoding 5-(carboxyamino)imidazole ribonucleotide mutase, which yields MAGVKIGIIMGSQSDWPTMREAAQILDELGVAYEARIVSAHRTPDRLWDYGKSAVARGLQVIIAGAGGAAHLPGMMASKTRVPVIGVPVQTRALSGVDSLYSIVQMPKGFPVATMAIGAAGAANAGLMAAAILAISDAALAQRLDDWRAALSASIPDEPSDE from the coding sequence ATGGCAGGCGTAAAGATCGGCATCATCATGGGCAGTCAATCCGACTGGCCCACCATGCGCGAAGCGGCGCAGATTCTGGATGAATTGGGCGTAGCATATGAGGCGCGCATCGTCTCGGCACATCGCACGCCAGATCGGCTTTGGGACTACGGCAAATCGGCGGTCGCGCGCGGCTTGCAGGTGATCATCGCCGGGGCCGGCGGCGCGGCACATCTACCGGGGATGATGGCGTCCAAGACACGCGTGCCGGTGATCGGCGTGCCGGTGCAGACGCGGGCATTGTCAGGCGTCGACAGCCTCTACTCCATTGTGCAGATGCCAAAGGGGTTCCCGGTGGCTACGATGGCGATTGGGGCTGCGGGGGCGGCCAATGCCGGGCTGATGGCAGCGGCAATCCTTGCCATTTCTGACGCCGCGCTTGCACAGCGCCTGGACGATTGGCGCGCGGCGCTTTCGGCCTCTATCCCGGATGAGCCCAGCGATGAGTGA
- a CDS encoding 5-(carboxyamino)imidazole ribonucleotide synthase, giving the protein MSEMLPTGATIGILGGGQLGRMLSVAASRLGFKTVIFEPGGDCPASHVAHQHIQADYTDEDALRRFAGIVDVITYEFENIPTAALDVLERARPVRPDRRALKVSQDRLLEKSFLSDLGLMTAPFAAVDDPEDMAEAIAEIGIPAILKTRRFGYDGKGQARIMSPTDAEQALADMAGQPAIYEGFVEFSHEVSVIAARNQAGDVACYDPGENVHEGGILRTTTVPARLTAAQRTDAVLLAAKILNSLKYVGVMGVELFVTPKGLIVNEIAPRVHNSGHWTQAGCAIDQFEQHIRAVAGWPLGDGTRYADVVMENLIGDDMDRVPALARASGVSLHLYGKAEVKPGRKMGHANKIVSKG; this is encoded by the coding sequence ATGAGTGAGATGCTTCCCACGGGTGCCACGATCGGAATCCTCGGCGGCGGGCAATTGGGCCGCATGCTCTCGGTTGCAGCCTCGCGGTTGGGGTTCAAGACCGTGATCTTTGAGCCGGGTGGCGATTGCCCAGCCAGCCATGTGGCGCATCAGCATATTCAGGCCGACTACACAGACGAAGACGCGCTGCGCCGCTTTGCCGGAATTGTCGATGTGATCACCTATGAATTCGAGAACATCCCCACCGCAGCCCTCGATGTGCTAGAGCGTGCGCGCCCAGTGCGCCCAGACCGCCGCGCCCTCAAGGTCAGTCAAGACCGCCTTCTGGAAAAATCGTTTCTGAGCGATCTGGGGCTGATGACCGCCCCTTTTGCTGCCGTGGATGATCCCGAGGACATGGCCGAAGCGATTGCCGAAATCGGCATACCTGCGATCCTCAAGACCCGTCGCTTTGGGTATGACGGCAAAGGGCAGGCGCGGATCATGTCCCCTACCGATGCCGAACAAGCGCTGGCTGACATGGCCGGGCAACCCGCGATCTACGAAGGCTTTGTCGAATTCTCCCACGAAGTCTCGGTCATCGCCGCACGTAATCAGGCAGGCGATGTCGCCTGCTACGATCCCGGCGAGAATGTGCATGAGGGCGGCATCCTGCGCACCACCACTGTGCCCGCACGCCTGACAGCGGCACAGCGCACCGACGCGGTGCTTTTGGCGGCCAAAATCCTCAACAGTCTCAAATATGTAGGGGTGATGGGGGTCGAGCTTTTCGTGACGCCCAAGGGCCTCATCGTCAATGAAATCGCGCCACGTGTGCATAACTCCGGCCACTGGACGCAGGCAGGCTGCGCCATCGACCAGTTCGAGCAACATATCCGCGCGGTGGCTGGCTGGCCTTTGGGCGATGGCACCCGCTATGCCGATGTGGTGATGGAAAACCTGATCGGCGATGACATGGACCGCGTGCCGGCCTTGGCGCGGGCATCCGGCGTCTCACTGCATCTCTACGGCAAGGCAGAGGTCAAGCCGGGGCGCAAGATGGGCCATGCCAACAAGATTGTATCCAAAGGCTGA